A single Tumebacillus sp. BK434 DNA region contains:
- a CDS encoding non-ribosomal peptide synthetase produces MKSLSDRLAALSPEQRALLEKKLQQKNIDSSKLAKAEPAIPRRTSEGPAPLSVDQERIWFFQQMEPNDPAYNMYSVVKITGDLDLSRLEQSVGKIVERHEALRTTFAQIDSEPRAVVAEARTVPLVVRDARGLAEAAVLEQLLTEVQVPFDLEQGPLLRAFCWQTGEQEHVFLLIVNHLVSDHQSLGLFFGELLRHYEGMELPAVPLRYTDFAEWQREQLQGDGEEKLVSYWKERLAGGEFVLNLPTDRPRPAVQTYRGAQVKVALPERVLAGVKALGGKHGVSPFMVTMAAYQALLHRYTGQQDVLVGTPVSLRKQQETQGVIGFFLNTMVIRTDVSPELSGLDLLLRTKEAATGAFSHGDMPFGLLLEEIKPKRDLSRSPIFQAMFTYVEGAGGVQELAGLTLEPMEFDGGTAKCDLSLTVMESAAGAEVLFEYASDLFDAATIERMAGHYLQLLAGLVQTPERKVGALPLLTDAEQKRLLVDWNQTQADLEPQRSLSIQAQFQAQVARTPDAVAVVFGGEELTFAELDSRANALAHHLVTTCGVGPSMRVAILAERSLAMITGLLGILKTGAAYVPLDPAYPAERVAYVLQDANVQALVTHEKNKASLSGLSDLPVVSFDTIPSLSGEVPALAATDKTVASVNDLAYMIYTSGSTGQPKGVMVEQGNVANFFGGMDERIQPQEGEVLLAATSYAFDISVLELLWTLTRGIKTVIVADPAELPAQAAKHGVTLLQGTPSLMKMALGNPAAIQALQGLRLLMLGGEALPGTLAKAIREKLSCRLFNMYGPTETTVWSSTHEVQTDDQAIQPIGKPILNTEFYILDPHLQPVPVGVPGELYIGGAGVTRGYFERPDLTAERFLPNPFTGQGRIYRTGDAARWLADGAVEYLGRLDQQVKVRGFRIELGEVEARLHAHPDIHAAAAAAMPDPQGDLRLIGYIVPQPGKTAPDSSALRAFLQTALPDYMVPAAFVTMESLPLTPNGKLDRKALPQPDLLATSDDTPPQNAVQEVLVQLFCELLGLERVSLSANFFEIGGHSLRATQLVASLQGIFSLDLTLHRVFDRATILDLEQELHSLSDPALLETQAQAYLQNGLRQMPNQIRALARPSRRRQT; encoded by the coding sequence ATGAAGAGTTTGAGCGATCGCTTGGCTGCATTATCCCCGGAGCAACGGGCGCTGTTGGAAAAGAAGCTGCAGCAGAAAAACATCGACAGCAGCAAGCTCGCGAAAGCGGAGCCTGCGATTCCGCGCCGCACGTCGGAGGGGCCGGCGCCGCTGTCGGTCGATCAGGAGCGGATCTGGTTCTTCCAGCAGATGGAGCCGAACGACCCGGCGTACAACATGTACAGCGTTGTGAAGATCACGGGTGATTTGGACCTGTCGCGGCTGGAGCAAAGCGTCGGAAAGATCGTGGAGCGGCATGAAGCGCTGCGCACAACGTTTGCGCAGATTGACAGCGAGCCGCGGGCGGTGGTGGCCGAGGCACGGACGGTGCCGCTCGTGGTGCGGGATGCGCGCGGCCTTGCGGAAGCGGCGGTGCTGGAACAGCTGCTCACCGAGGTGCAGGTACCGTTCGATCTGGAACAGGGGCCTCTGCTGCGGGCGTTTTGCTGGCAGACGGGCGAGCAGGAGCACGTGTTTTTGCTGATCGTGAATCATCTGGTGAGCGATCACCAGTCGCTGGGGCTGTTCTTTGGCGAGCTGCTGCGGCATTACGAAGGGATGGAGCTGCCGGCGGTGCCACTGCGGTATACCGATTTTGCCGAGTGGCAGCGGGAGCAGTTGCAGGGGGATGGAGAGGAAAAGCTGGTGTCCTATTGGAAGGAGCGGTTGGCAGGGGGCGAATTCGTGCTGAATCTGCCGACCGACCGTCCTCGTCCCGCCGTGCAGACCTATCGCGGGGCGCAAGTGAAAGTTGCGCTGCCTGAGCGTGTATTGGCCGGCGTGAAAGCGCTCGGCGGCAAGCACGGGGTGTCGCCGTTCATGGTGACGATGGCGGCGTATCAGGCGCTGTTGCACCGCTATACGGGGCAGCAGGATGTGCTGGTCGGCACGCCGGTGTCGCTGCGCAAACAGCAGGAGACGCAAGGGGTGATCGGCTTTTTCCTGAACACGATGGTGATCCGGACGGACGTGTCGCCGGAGTTGAGCGGACTGGATCTGCTGCTGCGCACGAAAGAGGCGGCCACCGGGGCGTTTTCGCATGGGGACATGCCGTTTGGACTGCTGCTGGAAGAGATCAAGCCGAAGCGGGACTTGAGCCGGAGTCCGATCTTTCAGGCGATGTTCACCTATGTCGAAGGGGCCGGCGGCGTGCAGGAGCTGGCCGGATTGACGCTTGAGCCGATGGAGTTTGACGGCGGCACGGCAAAATGCGACCTGTCGCTGACAGTCATGGAATCGGCGGCGGGAGCGGAAGTGCTGTTCGAGTATGCGTCCGATCTGTTCGACGCGGCGACGATCGAGCGCATGGCAGGCCATTACCTGCAACTGCTCGCCGGCCTGGTGCAGACGCCGGAACGGAAAGTCGGCGCGTTGCCGCTCTTGACCGACGCGGAGCAGAAGCGACTGCTCGTAGATTGGAACCAGACCCAAGCAGATCTGGAGCCGCAGCGCAGCCTGAGCATCCAAGCGCAATTCCAGGCACAGGTCGCGCGCACGCCCGATGCGGTGGCTGTGGTGTTTGGCGGTGAGGAGCTGACCTTTGCTGAGCTCGACAGCCGCGCGAACGCACTTGCGCACCACTTGGTGACCACTTGCGGCGTTGGCCCGTCGATGCGGGTCGCCATCCTCGCCGAGCGTTCGCTCGCCATGATCACCGGCCTCCTCGGCATCTTAAAAACGGGTGCCGCTTACGTTCCCCTCGATCCGGCCTACCCGGCGGAGCGCGTGGCCTATGTCTTGCAAGACGCAAACGTGCAGGCGTTGGTGACGCATGAGAAAAATAAGGCGAGCCTGTCGGGATTGTCTGATCTGCCGGTCGTTTCTTTTGATACGATTCCTTCGCTCAGCGGGGAAGTGCCTGCCCTGGCTGCAACCGACAAGACGGTCGCCTCCGTCAACGACCTTGCGTACATGATTTACACGTCAGGGTCGACAGGACAACCGAAAGGCGTGATGGTGGAGCAGGGGAATGTGGCGAACTTTTTCGGGGGGATGGATGAACGGATTCAGCCCCAGGAAGGGGAGGTGTTGCTGGCGGCGACCAGCTATGCGTTCGACATTTCGGTGCTGGAGCTCTTGTGGACGCTGACCCGCGGCATCAAGACGGTCATCGTGGCCGACCCGGCAGAGCTGCCCGCGCAGGCGGCGAAGCACGGGGTCACGCTGCTGCAAGGCACGCCGTCCCTGATGAAGATGGCGCTGGGCAACCCGGCTGCCATCCAGGCCCTGCAAGGCTTGCGGCTGCTGATGCTCGGCGGCGAAGCGCTGCCGGGCACGCTGGCAAAAGCGATCCGCGAAAAGCTGTCCTGCCGCCTGTTCAACATGTACGGACCGACCGAGACCACCGTCTGGTCATCCACGCACGAAGTCCAAACGGATGATCAGGCGATCCAGCCGATCGGCAAACCGATCCTCAACACCGAATTCTACATCCTCGACCCGCACCTGCAGCCGGTGCCGGTCGGCGTGCCCGGCGAACTGTACATCGGCGGCGCCGGGGTCACGCGCGGCTATTTCGAACGGCCAGATCTGACTGCAGAGCGCTTCCTGCCGAACCCCTTCACCGGGCAAGGGCGGATCTACCGCACCGGCGATGCGGCGCGCTGGCTGGCCGACGGTGCGGTCGAATACCTCGGCCGCCTCGATCAGCAGGTGAAAGTCCGCGGGTTCCGCATCGAGCTTGGCGAAGTGGAAGCCAGACTCCACGCTCACCCGGATATCCATGCGGCCGCCGCAGCCGCCATGCCCGATCCGCAAGGCGACCTGCGTCTGATCGGCTACATCGTCCCGCAGCCGGGCAAGACCGCCCCGGACAGCAGCGCGCTGCGCGCATTTCTGCAGACGGCGCTGCCCGACTACATGGTGCCGGCCGCCTTTGTCACGATGGAGAGTCTGCCGTTGACACCAAACGGCAAGCTCGACCGCAAAGCGCTGCCGCAGCCGGACCTGCTCGCCACAAGCGACGACACGCCGCCGCAAAACGCAGTGCAGGAAGTCCTCGTCCAGCTGTTCTGTGAACTGCTCGGGCTGGAGCGAGTCTCGCTGTCGGCCAATTTCTTTGAGATCGGCGGGCACTCGCTGCGCGCCACCCAACTGGTGGCCAGCCTGCAAGGTATTTTCTCGCTCGACCTCACCCTGCACCGCGTGTTCGACCGGGCGACGATCCTCGATCTGGAACAGGAACTGCACAGCCTCAGCGACCCGGCGCTACTGGAGACACAAGCCCAAGCCTATCTGCAAAACGGCCTCCGCCAGATGCCGAACCAAATCCGCGCGCTGGCCCGCCCTTCGCGCAGACGGCAGACATAA
- a CDS encoding alpha/beta fold hydrolase: MRRKRKNRIWLWLSFWCLLLVFLAPSVSIAYLGWQYLHPPKKPILETPGAFRLDYQDIAFPSEQENVTLKGWLVPAREATSRIVIFAHGYSENRASANVALHMAKALHNRNIASLLFDFRGAGESDGTMTSLGYYEKQDLLGAIDYAKGLGYHQIGLVGFSMGASTALNVAPEVPEVQAVIADSAFTNLSQYLETNLSNLHPLAEVEFMPKLALWEASVLTGIEPEAVQPILSIQNLRDRGVFLIHAAGDEIIPASESRKLAAASDSMNTVLWVSHANKHVGTYSKETSEYLVRTTAFLSYYLDKGQGGMQTAAKSVEDEVPTQATFTERIARTDKEL; encoded by the coding sequence ATGAGAAGGAAACGCAAGAACCGTATCTGGCTGTGGCTGTCCTTTTGGTGCCTGCTGCTCGTCTTTCTGGCACCCTCCGTTAGCATCGCCTATCTCGGCTGGCAATACCTGCATCCGCCGAAAAAACCGATCCTCGAAACCCCAGGAGCGTTTCGCCTCGACTACCAGGACATCGCCTTCCCAAGCGAACAGGAAAACGTCACGCTCAAAGGCTGGCTGGTGCCTGCCCGCGAAGCCACCTCGCGCATCGTCATCTTCGCGCACGGCTATTCGGAAAACCGGGCCAGCGCCAATGTCGCGCTGCACATGGCCAAAGCGCTGCACAACCGCAACATCGCCTCACTGTTGTTCGATTTTCGCGGCGCAGGGGAATCGGACGGGACGATGACTTCACTCGGCTATTATGAAAAACAGGATCTGCTCGGCGCCATCGACTACGCCAAAGGGCTCGGCTATCACCAGATCGGGCTGGTCGGCTTCTCGATGGGGGCTTCGACAGCTTTAAACGTGGCGCCGGAAGTGCCGGAAGTGCAGGCGGTGATCGCCGACTCGGCGTTTACCAACTTGAGCCAATATCTGGAGACCAACCTGTCCAACCTGCACCCGCTGGCCGAAGTGGAATTTATGCCCAAACTGGCGCTGTGGGAAGCGAGCGTTTTGACCGGGATCGAGCCGGAGGCGGTGCAGCCGATCCTGTCGATTCAGAACTTGCGCGATCGGGGTGTCTTCTTGATCCATGCGGCAGGGGATGAGATCATTCCGGCGTCAGAAAGCCGGAAACTGGCCGCCGCATCCGATTCGATGAACACGGTACTCTGGGTATCGCACGCCAACAAGCACGTCGGCACCTATTCGAAAGAGACCAGCGAATATCTGGTGCGCACGACCGCCTTTTTGTCCTACTATCTGGACAAGGGGCAGGGCGGGATGCAGACGGCAGCGAAGAGCGTGGAGGACGAAGTCCCGACGCAAGCGACGTTTACGGAGCGCATCGCGCGCACAGACAAGGAATTGTAA
- a CDS encoding GNAT family N-acetyltransferase, translating to MTEMLQLHVRNLGPDDAASFRALRLRGLQEYPQAFGSSYEEERHVTLESDIAAFASRVAPHNFIAGAFLKDGSLVGMIGFVQQQKNKLKHKGMIWGMYVIPELHGTGAGSKLMQHLIDEVKRLPEVTQIQLAVVTTNEPAKRLYERKGFQVYGVEKDALRVDGIVYDEYLMALYL from the coding sequence ATGACAGAAATGTTACAACTCCACGTACGCAACCTCGGGCCGGACGACGCCGCTTCCTTTCGCGCATTGCGGCTGCGCGGGCTGCAAGAGTATCCGCAGGCGTTCGGCTCTTCCTATGAAGAAGAACGGCACGTCACGCTGGAATCTGACATCGCCGCATTCGCCTCCCGCGTCGCCCCGCACAATTTTATCGCCGGCGCCTTTTTGAAAGACGGGTCGCTGGTCGGCATGATCGGCTTTGTCCAACAGCAAAAGAATAAGCTCAAACATAAAGGCATGATCTGGGGCATGTATGTCATTCCGGAGCTGCACGGCACCGGCGCCGGTTCCAAGCTGATGCAGCACTTGATCGATGAGGTCAAACGGCTGCCGGAAGTCACGCAGATCCAACTGGCGGTCGTCACGACCAACGAACCGGCCAAACGGCTGTATGAGCGCAAAGGCTTTCAGGTGTACGGCGTGGAAAAAGACGCCTTGCGCGTCGACGGCATCGTCTATGACGAGTACCTGATGGCTTTGTACTTATAG
- a CDS encoding M3 family oligoendopeptidase: MQTKLSQNWNLDDIFTGGKQSEALAAEMTQIADAISELIVSYKDCDQLKALILMLQELGSRLQECEMFIFCLSYEHRGDAQVRQLQGTADGLRAKHTALMIRLEQVLAQVPQAAWAELLQDEQLGAIKFYLDERRERVHDRMSGEQELLVNDLAADGYHAWSNLYRTLQHQLRVPVVLDGAEQELSAGQVFGMLHHRDRAVRIAVLEALESKMQGEAELFAAVLNHISGFRLALYKQRGWDSVLQEPLSNNRLSQATLDAMYQAVDRNRHRLTSFLKRKGELLGVDRLMMQDSNVPFQEVSTNLTFDEAAALIVEQFHAFSPHMSDFAKKSFEQEWVEAEERPDKPGGGFCIPFIRKGESRLYMSYRGRASDMMVLAHELGHGYHNEVLCGLPHFAQEYPMSLAETASTFAELIVMDAAIEQAPAQEEKAALLADKLGRGLLMVLGVYGAYRFERVFYEERKSGIVPTERITELMADAQRHAYDGVCDRYHPYQWVLQGHFYMTDNPFYNFPYTFGYLFSMGLYAQAKQRGAGEFADSYRSLLRDTGSMTAEELASRHLGVDLTKSDFWQGAIDLLAADVEQFLQLTDTAVEN, from the coding sequence ATGCAGACAAAACTGTCCCAAAATTGGAATTTGGATGACATTTTCACAGGCGGCAAGCAATCGGAAGCGCTGGCTGCCGAGATGACCCAGATTGCCGATGCGATTTCTGAACTTATTGTTTCCTATAAAGATTGTGATCAGTTGAAAGCTTTGATCTTGATGCTGCAAGAGCTGGGCAGCCGGCTGCAGGAGTGCGAGATGTTTATCTTCTGCTTGTCCTATGAACATCGCGGGGATGCTCAGGTCCGGCAGCTGCAGGGCACGGCGGACGGACTGCGCGCCAAACACACGGCGCTGATGATTCGCTTGGAGCAGGTGCTCGCTCAGGTGCCGCAAGCGGCGTGGGCGGAGCTGCTGCAGGACGAGCAGCTCGGTGCGATCAAGTTCTACCTCGACGAACGCCGTGAGCGGGTCCACGACCGGATGAGCGGTGAGCAGGAACTATTGGTGAACGACTTGGCGGCAGACGGTTACCACGCCTGGTCGAACCTGTACCGCACGCTGCAGCACCAGCTGCGCGTGCCGGTCGTGCTGGACGGCGCAGAGCAGGAACTGAGCGCAGGGCAGGTGTTCGGGATGCTCCATCATCGCGACCGTGCGGTGCGCATCGCGGTGCTGGAGGCGCTGGAAAGCAAAATGCAAGGGGAAGCGGAGCTGTTTGCGGCGGTGCTCAACCACATCTCCGGATTCCGGTTGGCGCTGTACAAGCAGCGCGGTTGGGACTCGGTGCTGCAGGAGCCGCTGAGTAACAACCGTCTGTCACAGGCTACGCTCGACGCGATGTACCAGGCGGTAGACCGGAATCGCCATCGCCTGACCTCCTTCCTAAAACGTAAAGGCGAACTGCTCGGCGTGGATCGCCTGATGATGCAGGACAGCAACGTGCCGTTTCAGGAAGTGTCGACCAATCTGACCTTCGATGAGGCGGCCGCTTTGATCGTCGAGCAGTTCCATGCTTTCTCGCCGCACATGTCCGATTTTGCCAAGAAGAGCTTCGAACAGGAGTGGGTGGAAGCGGAAGAGCGTCCCGATAAGCCGGGCGGCGGTTTCTGCATCCCGTTCATCCGCAAGGGAGAGTCCCGCCTGTATATGAGCTATCGCGGCCGGGCGTCCGACATGATGGTCCTCGCCCATGAACTGGGCCACGGCTATCATAATGAGGTGCTCTGCGGCCTGCCGCACTTCGCGCAGGAATACCCGATGTCGCTGGCGGAGACGGCCTCGACGTTCGCCGAGCTGATCGTGATGGACGCGGCGATCGAACAGGCTCCCGCACAGGAGGAAAAAGCGGCGCTGCTCGCCGACAAATTGGGCCGTGGGTTGCTCATGGTGCTCGGCGTCTATGGGGCCTACCGCTTCGAGCGCGTGTTTTACGAAGAGCGGAAAAGCGGCATCGTGCCGACCGAGCGCATTACCGAGCTGATGGCGGACGCGCAGCGGCATGCATACGACGGCGTGTGCGACCGCTACCATCCGTACCAGTGGGTCTTGCAGGGGCATTTCTATATGACCGACAATCCCTTTTACAACTTCCCGTACACGTTTGGCTACCTGTTTTCGATGGGACTTTATGCGCAGGCGAAACAGCGCGGGGCAGGCGAGTTTGCGGACAGCTACCGCAGTCTGCTTCGCGATACGGGCAGCATGACGGCAGAAGAACTGGCCAGCCGGCACCTCGGCGTCGATTTGACCAAGTCCGATTTTTGGCAAGGGGCGATCGACCTGCTGGCTGCCGATGTCGAACAGTTCCTGCAATTGACCGATACAGCAGTAGAGAATTGA
- a CDS encoding DUF4931 domain-containing protein, whose amino-acid sequence MTYSTETHLQFVMNIGQQKPESIINRETACPFCDRASLTGILAEDGPLMLLKNKYPVLQDTLQTVLIETDECLSELSTYDPAHMRRLMRFAVQEWERLEQSGEFRSVVMFKSHGPQSGGTIRHPHMQIVGLKKVDYLEHVSPEQFEGIRIAAEPGVELNVSSKPRIGFYELNVVLSDLEQIDIMAAYIQKSAHYLMHHFHKACNSYNLFFYRLSGTICVKIMPRFVASPIYVGFGIPQVADRIGQVAQEMQQLYF is encoded by the coding sequence ATGACGTACTCAACGGAGACTCATTTGCAGTTTGTGATGAACATCGGGCAGCAAAAGCCGGAGAGCATCATCAACCGGGAGACGGCATGCCCGTTTTGCGACCGGGCGTCGCTGACCGGTATCTTGGCGGAAGATGGTCCGCTGATGCTGCTCAAAAATAAGTATCCGGTCTTGCAGGACACTTTGCAGACGGTGCTGATCGAAACGGATGAGTGCTTGTCGGAACTTTCGACGTATGACCCGGCGCATATGCGGCGCCTGATGCGCTTTGCCGTGCAGGAATGGGAGCGGCTCGAACAAAGCGGCGAGTTCCGCTCGGTGGTGATGTTCAAAAGCCACGGCCCGCAGTCGGGCGGCACGATCCGCCATCCGCACATGCAGATCGTCGGGCTGAAGAAAGTCGACTATTTAGAGCACGTCAGCCCCGAGCAGTTCGAAGGGATCAGGATCGCCGCCGAGCCCGGGGTGGAACTGAACGTCTCGAGCAAGCCGCGGATCGGTTTTTATGAGCTGAATGTCGTCCTGTCCGACTTGGAGCAGATCGACATCATGGCCGCATACATTCAAAAGTCCGCCCACTATCTGATGCATCATTTCCACAAGGCGTGCAATTCGTACAATCTGTTCTTCTACCGGCTGAGCGGAACGATCTGCGTGAAGATCATGCCGCGCTTTGTCGCATCGCCGATCTATGTGGGCTTTGGCATTCCACAGGTCGCCGACCGGATCGGCCAGGTGGCGCAGGAGATGCAGCAACTCTACTTTTAA
- a CDS encoding DUF418 domain-containing protein — MTQQSEVKPIQPEQRMMELDVIRGFAILGILIVNMQFFSSAYQYLSRARMTLWTEEGDKLAKLLIDMLVASKFYTMFSFLFGIGMMIFLERARRKGRREVPLFLRRISILLVFGLIHAILIWSGDILFEYAVLAFLLVLFYRARPWFVLSSAFFFLFLTPVLNFLGTYQKVTIPLYQASGLGVKLFNPSLMLQEANEVYEYGTYGSQVLQRIADFVYQYGVFWALFPVVFAMFLFGVYAAKKRIFQNVAEHRTLIRWIWVGSLFTALFSAFYTNSLAVSSNPQTVRYILDQCIRALHNPALCFFYVTSILQLMQIDWIRAKTAPFAAVGRMAISNYLMSSLICTTIFYSYGFGLFNKIGPAKGLLISFLIYPLLMVFSIVWLRYFRYGPVEWLWRSLTYGQLQSMRLKRDISISR, encoded by the coding sequence ATGACACAGCAGTCAGAAGTCAAACCGATTCAACCCGAACAGCGGATGATGGAGCTTGATGTGATTCGCGGTTTTGCCATCTTGGGGATTTTGATCGTCAACATGCAGTTCTTCTCCAGCGCCTACCAGTATCTGTCCCGCGCCCGGATGACGCTGTGGACAGAAGAAGGGGACAAGCTGGCCAAACTGTTGATCGACATGCTGGTCGCCAGCAAGTTCTACACGATGTTTTCCTTTTTGTTTGGCATCGGCATGATGATCTTTCTGGAGCGCGCCCGTCGAAAAGGCAGACGGGAAGTGCCGCTGTTTTTGCGCCGGATCAGCATCTTGCTCGTCTTTGGACTCATCCATGCCATTTTGATCTGGTCGGGCGACATCTTGTTCGAATATGCGGTGCTCGCCTTTTTGCTCGTCCTGTTCTACCGCGCCAGACCGTGGTTTGTGCTCAGCTCGGCTTTTTTCTTCCTTTTCCTGACGCCGGTGCTGAATTTCCTTGGCACCTACCAGAAGGTCACCATCCCGCTCTACCAGGCATCAGGGCTCGGCGTCAAGCTGTTCAACCCGTCGCTGATGCTGCAAGAGGCGAACGAGGTCTACGAGTATGGCACGTACGGCAGCCAGGTACTGCAGCGCATCGCCGATTTCGTCTACCAATACGGCGTGTTTTGGGCGCTGTTTCCCGTCGTCTTCGCCATGTTCCTGTTCGGCGTCTACGCAGCGAAAAAACGCATCTTCCAAAACGTGGCCGAGCACCGCACGCTGATCCGCTGGATCTGGGTCGGCTCGCTCTTCACCGCTCTGTTCTCCGCCTTCTACACGAACAGCCTCGCCGTGTCATCGAATCCGCAAACGGTGCGCTACATCTTAGATCAGTGCATTCGGGCCTTGCACAATCCTGCGCTGTGCTTCTTCTATGTGACGTCGATCCTCCAGCTGATGCAGATCGACTGGATCCGGGCGAAGACGGCACCCTTCGCCGCCGTCGGGCGAATGGCGATCTCCAATTACCTGATGTCCTCGCTGATCTGCACGACGATCTTCTACTCGTACGGCTTCGGCCTGTTCAACAAAATCGGTCCGGCGAAAGGACTCTTGATCTCCTTTTTGATCTACCCGCTGCTGATGGTCTTCTCGATCGTCTGGCTGCGTTACTTCCGTTATGGCCCGGTCGAGTGGCTCTGGCGGTCGCTGACCTATGGACAATTGCAAAGCATGCGGCTGAAAAGAGACATTTCTATTTCTAGATAA